One window of Nocardioides dongkuii genomic DNA carries:
- a CDS encoding phosphotransferase family protein, translating to MPTTTIAPTIEEITPAWLSEALGRPVSTVTSTPVGTGQMAVCHRLTLDGGETLLAKLPAADPAYRAMVAGTYYSEVRFYAEIADTVAIRVPACSLAVGSPVTGDFTLLLEDLAPAEPGEQLAGCTPDQARDAVVNLAGLHGPRWCDPSLLDTDGFALSTPEEAALLSELLAPATETFIEGLGELVSPEDRDTLRAAVDVIERWALARTERFGLVHGDYRLDNMMFAPGGGVAALDWQTLSVGLPARDLSFFVGTSLGPGTRRATERDLVAAYHAALVGHGVTSYSLEECWDDYRFAMLQGPLISVFGCAYGTRTERGDRMFATMVARSCAAVRDLGTLALVR from the coding sequence ATGCCCACGACGACGATCGCGCCCACGATCGAGGAGATCACCCCCGCGTGGCTCTCCGAGGCGCTCGGCCGACCGGTCTCGACCGTGACCTCGACGCCCGTCGGCACCGGCCAGATGGCCGTCTGCCACCGGCTCACGCTGGACGGGGGCGAGACCCTGCTGGCGAAGCTGCCCGCCGCCGACCCGGCGTACCGCGCGATGGTGGCCGGGACCTACTACAGCGAGGTCCGCTTCTACGCCGAGATCGCGGACACCGTCGCGATCCGCGTGCCGGCCTGCTCGCTCGCCGTCGGCTCCCCCGTCACCGGGGACTTCACCCTGCTCCTGGAGGACCTCGCGCCGGCCGAGCCCGGGGAGCAGCTCGCGGGCTGCACCCCCGACCAGGCCCGCGACGCCGTGGTCAACCTGGCCGGGCTGCACGGGCCGCGCTGGTGCGACCCGAGCCTGCTGGACACCGACGGGTTCGCGCTGAGCACCCCCGAGGAGGCGGCGCTGCTCTCCGAGCTCCTGGCGCCGGCGACCGAGACCTTCATCGAGGGTCTCGGCGAGCTGGTCTCCCCCGAGGACCGGGACACGCTCCGGGCGGCCGTGGACGTCATCGAGAGGTGGGCGCTCGCGCGCACCGAGCGCTTCGGCCTGGTCCACGGCGACTACCGCCTCGACAACATGATGTTCGCCCCGGGCGGCGGAGTCGCGGCCCTCGACTGGCAGACGCTGTCGGTGGGGCTGCCTGCCCGCGACCTGTCCTTCTTCGTGGGGACCAGCCTCGGCCCCGGGACCCGGCGCGCGACCGAGCGGGACCTCGTGGCGGCGTACCACGCCGCGCTCGTCGGGCACGGCGTGACGTCGTACTCCCTGGAGGAGTGTTGGGACGACTACCGCTTCGCGATGCTCCAGGGCCCGCTGATCTCGGTGTTCGGGTGCGCCTACGGCACGCGCACCGAGCGCGGCGACCGGATG
- a CDS encoding hotdog fold domain-containing protein — translation MSQVLALWKKAGALPVVGTRVFSFAFGQQAPYFATIRPRFTELRPNHAELVIPKRRRVHNHLGTVHAIALCNGLEAAMGALAEVTIPADKRWIPKGMEVSYTAKATSDITCIAETDAEQWASDDPDLPVRVRGVRDDGTVVIEGVIRLWVTPKKTKA, via the coding sequence ATGAGTCAGGTCCTCGCCCTCTGGAAGAAGGCCGGCGCGCTGCCGGTCGTCGGCACCCGCGTCTTCTCGTTCGCCTTCGGCCAGCAGGCGCCGTACTTCGCCACCATCCGCCCGCGGTTCACCGAGCTGCGCCCGAACCACGCCGAGCTCGTGATCCCCAAGCGGCGCCGGGTGCACAACCACCTCGGCACCGTGCACGCGATCGCGCTGTGCAACGGGCTCGAGGCGGCGATGGGCGCGCTCGCCGAGGTCACCATCCCGGCGGACAAGCGGTGGATCCCCAAGGGGATGGAGGTCAGCTACACCGCGAAGGCCACCAGCGACATCACCTGCATCGCCGAGACCGACGCCGAGCAGTGGGCCTCCGACGACCCCGATCTCCCCGTGCGCGTGCGCGGCGTCCGCGACGACGGCACGGTGGTGATCGAGGGCGTCATCCGGCTCTGGGTGACGCCGAAGAAGACGAAGGCCTGA
- a CDS encoding amino acid ABC transporter permease, protein MSAPSVLFDAPGPRTRARHRIYSVLGVLAVLALAAFIVFRFYDRGQLEYRLWEPFLTPKFVRVLLVDGLLKTLQMAAVSIVMAVAFGILFGIGKLSEHAWLRWPCWLVVEFFRAVPVLLMIYFIYFAYGVGDGIGAYWSVVIALTLYNGSVLAEVFRAGILAVPRGQAEAAYALGMRKTQVMTSILLPQAVKIMLPALISQLVVALKDTSLGIAIGAPGLTFVGKQIYTEFQNQVQAAVVIAVLYIAANLVLTALATWVQKKFVGERKPLAVPVVGGGTL, encoded by the coding sequence ATGAGCGCGCCCTCCGTGCTGTTCGACGCACCCGGCCCCCGCACCCGCGCGCGGCACCGGATCTACTCCGTCCTCGGCGTCCTCGCCGTCCTCGCCCTGGCCGCCTTCATCGTGTTCCGCTTCTACGACCGCGGGCAGCTCGAGTACCGCTTGTGGGAGCCGTTCCTCACGCCGAAGTTCGTCCGCGTGCTGCTCGTCGACGGCCTGCTCAAGACGCTGCAGATGGCCGCCGTCTCGATCGTGATGGCCGTGGCGTTCGGCATCCTCTTCGGCATCGGCAAGCTCTCCGAGCACGCCTGGCTGCGGTGGCCCTGCTGGCTCGTCGTGGAGTTCTTCCGGGCCGTGCCGGTGCTGCTGATGATCTACTTCATCTACTTCGCCTACGGCGTCGGCGACGGGATCGGCGCCTACTGGAGCGTCGTGATCGCCCTGACGCTCTACAACGGGTCCGTGCTGGCCGAGGTCTTCCGGGCCGGCATCCTCGCCGTGCCCCGCGGGCAGGCGGAGGCGGCGTACGCCCTCGGCATGCGCAAGACCCAGGTGATGACCAGCATCCTGCTGCCGCAGGCCGTGAAGATCATGCTGCCGGCGCTGATCAGCCAGCTCGTCGTCGCACTCAAGGACACCAGCCTCGGCATCGCGATCGGCGCCCCGGGCCTCACGTTCGTAGGCAAGCAGATCTACACCGAGTTCCAGAACCAGGTGCAGGCCGCGGTCGTGATCGCCGTCCTCTACATCGCCGCGAACCTCGTCCTCACCGCGCTCGCGACCTGGGTGCAGAAGAAGTTCGTCGGCGAGCGCAAGCCGCTCGCGGTGCCCGTGGTGGGCGGCGGAACCCTCTGA
- a CDS encoding amino acid ABC transporter permease, protein MQDIWENYDLFLKAFGLTLGLLVVSGVLSLLLGIFLAALRVGPVSLLRRLAAVYVTVARNTPLVVVFIFFATVGPRLGYTFNSVEQLDIGGYHVSGYFFRSCLALTLYTSAFVCEALRSGINAVPLGQAEAARAIGLTFAGSMRQVILPQALRAAVPPLASVQIALAKNTSVAAAFGMLEATARMKFFINRNADDMVLVFVIFALGYVLIVEVISFGANRFERRFAAAR, encoded by the coding sequence GTGCAGGACATCTGGGAGAACTACGACCTGTTCCTCAAGGCGTTCGGCCTGACCCTCGGCCTCCTCGTCGTCTCGGGCGTCCTCTCGCTGCTGCTCGGCATCTTCCTCGCCGCGCTCCGGGTGGGGCCGGTGTCGCTGCTGCGGCGGCTCGCGGCGGTCTACGTGACCGTCGCGCGCAACACCCCGCTCGTCGTGGTGTTCATCTTCTTCGCCACGGTGGGCCCCCGCCTCGGCTACACCTTCAACTCGGTGGAGCAGCTCGACATCGGCGGGTACCACGTCTCCGGCTACTTCTTCCGCTCCTGCCTCGCGCTGACGCTCTACACCTCGGCCTTCGTCTGCGAGGCGCTGCGGTCCGGCATCAACGCGGTGCCGTTGGGCCAGGCGGAGGCCGCCCGCGCGATCGGGCTGACGTTCGCAGGCTCGATGCGCCAGGTGATCCTGCCCCAGGCGCTGCGCGCCGCGGTGCCGCCGCTGGCCAGCGTGCAGATCGCTCTCGCGAAGAACACCTCGGTCGCGGCGGCGTTCGGCATGCTCGAGGCCACGGCGCGGATGAAGTTCTTCATCAACCGCAACGCCGACGACATGGTCCTCGTGTTCGTGATCTTCGCCCTCGGCTACGTCCTCATCGTCGAGGTGATCTCGTTCGGCGCCAACCGGTTCGAACGACGATTCGCGGCGGCCCGATGA
- a CDS encoding glutamate ABC transporter substrate-binding protein has protein sequence MRIPTRFKAATAALLLAGSLAACGDAGSDDEGSDVEAEEVEEGKFEEGSKMAELAEAGKITVGVKYDQPGLGFKGATDELPSGFDVEIAKLLVADLGIDPEDTSAVDYKMTISDNREPFLQSGEVDLVLASYSMTPERQQVVGQTGPYMVTGQQLLVKKGSDITGVEDLKGKEVCSVTGSTSLENVEAEGAKPRGFETYSECRDQVLDGTVDAMTTDGSILLGYAALNPDELEVVGEEFSEERIGVGYPKENPEMCEWINGVIEESIENGDWAAAFESTLGKSGAETPEPPALDECPAA, from the coding sequence ATGCGCATTCCGACCAGGTTCAAGGCCGCCACGGCAGCCCTGCTGCTCGCGGGCAGCCTCGCCGCGTGCGGCGACGCCGGCAGTGACGACGAGGGCTCCGACGTCGAGGCGGAGGAGGTCGAGGAGGGCAAGTTCGAGGAGGGCTCGAAGATGGCCGAGCTCGCCGAGGCCGGCAAGATCACGGTGGGCGTGAAGTACGACCAGCCCGGGCTCGGCTTCAAGGGCGCCACCGACGAGCTGCCCAGCGGCTTCGACGTCGAGATCGCCAAGCTCCTGGTCGCCGACCTCGGCATCGACCCCGAGGACACCTCGGCCGTCGACTACAAGATGACCATCTCCGACAACCGCGAGCCGTTCCTCCAGTCCGGCGAGGTCGACCTGGTGCTGGCGTCGTACTCCATGACTCCCGAGCGCCAGCAGGTCGTGGGCCAGACCGGCCCGTACATGGTCACCGGCCAGCAGCTGCTGGTGAAGAAGGGCAGCGACATCACCGGGGTCGAGGACCTCAAGGGCAAGGAGGTCTGCTCGGTGACCGGGTCGACCTCGCTCGAGAACGTCGAGGCCGAGGGCGCCAAGCCGCGCGGCTTCGAGACCTACTCCGAGTGCCGCGACCAGGTGCTCGACGGCACGGTCGACGCGATGACGACCGACGGCTCGATCCTGCTCGGGTACGCCGCCCTGAACCCCGACGAGCTCGAGGTCGTGGGTGAGGAGTTCTCCGAGGAGCGCATCGGCGTGGGCTACCCGAAGGAGAACCCCGAGATGTGCGAGTGGATCAACGGCGTCATCGAGGAGTCCATCGAGAACGGCGACTGGGCCGCGGCCTTCGAGTCGACGCTCGGCAAGTCCGGCGCGGAGACCCCGGAGCCCCCGGCGCTCGACGAGTGCCCGGCCGCCTGA
- a CDS encoding amino acid ABC transporter ATP-binding protein, protein MTAQESTPVSAGRGEPLVVLDHVDKWFGQLHVLQDINLSIARGEVVVVIGPSGSGKSTLCRAINRLETIDKGTISLDGRPLPQEGKQLAELRADVGMVFQSFNLFAHKTILENVTLGPIKVRKESKADAEKRAMELLERVGVDHQAQKYPAQLSGGQQQRVAIARALAMEPKVMLFDEPTSALDPEMISEVLEVMVDLAKRGMTMVVVTHEMGFARTAADRVVFMSDGAIVEENTPDEFFTNPRSDRAKEFLGKILKH, encoded by the coding sequence ATGACCGCACAGGAGTCCACGCCGGTCTCGGCCGGCCGGGGCGAGCCCCTCGTCGTGCTCGACCACGTGGACAAGTGGTTCGGGCAGCTGCACGTGCTGCAGGACATCAACCTCTCGATCGCCCGCGGCGAGGTCGTGGTCGTGATCGGGCCCTCGGGGTCCGGCAAGTCCACCCTGTGCCGCGCGATCAACCGCCTGGAGACGATCGACAAGGGCACGATCAGCCTCGACGGCCGGCCGCTCCCCCAGGAGGGCAAGCAGCTGGCCGAGCTGCGCGCCGACGTCGGCATGGTCTTCCAGAGCTTCAACCTCTTCGCCCACAAGACGATCCTCGAGAACGTCACGCTGGGCCCGATCAAGGTGCGCAAGGAGTCCAAGGCCGACGCCGAGAAGCGGGCCATGGAGCTGCTGGAGCGCGTCGGGGTCGACCACCAGGCCCAGAAGTACCCCGCCCAGCTCTCCGGCGGCCAGCAGCAGCGGGTGGCGATCGCCCGGGCCCTGGCCATGGAGCCCAAGGTGATGCTCTTCGACGAGCCCACCTCGGCGCTGGACCCCGAGATGATCTCGGAGGTCCTCGAGGTGATGGTCGACCTCGCGAAGCGGGGCATGACCATGGTCGTGGTCACGCACGAGATGGGCTTCGCCCGCACGGCCGCCGACCGGGTCGTCTTCATGTCCGACGGCGCCATCGTCGAGGAGAACACCCCCGACGAGTTCTTCACCAACCCCCGGAGCGATCGGGCCAAGGAGTTCCTCGGCAAGATCCTCAAGCACTGA
- the miaB gene encoding tRNA (N6-isopentenyl adenosine(37)-C2)-methylthiotransferase MiaB translates to MSAATIAPRTYEVRTYGCQMNVHDSERLTGLLEDAGYAAAPAGEQADVVVLNTCAVRENADNKLYGNLGHLAPIKAARPGMQIAVGGCLAQKDRTTITQRAPWVDVVFGTHNIGSLPVLLERARVQEEAQVEILESLAVFPSTLPTKRESAYAAWVSVSVGCNNTCTFCIVPALRGKERDRRPGDVLAEVRALVDEGVTEVTLLGQNVNAYGVEFGDRQAFSKLLRACGDIEGLERVRFTSPHPAEFTDDVIEAMAETHNVMPSLHMPLQSGSDRVLRAMRRSYRSSKYLGIIERVRAALPDAAITTDIIVGFPGETEEDFLETLRVVRESRFASAFTFQYSKRPGTPAATLPDQVPPDVVKDRYGRLVEVVDQVAWDEGKLLVGRTVELMVAEGEGRKDAATLRLSGRARDNRLVHFAAPGPELGTPRPGDMVTVEVTYAAPHHLVADRVHAVRRTRSGDAWEARHAAPAAPVGVTLGMPTLGVPAPLPDAPACR, encoded by the coding sequence ATGTCTGCAGCCACGATCGCCCCGCGCACCTACGAGGTCCGCACCTACGGGTGCCAGATGAACGTCCACGACTCCGAGCGGCTCACCGGCCTGCTGGAGGACGCGGGGTACGCCGCGGCGCCCGCCGGCGAGCAGGCCGACGTCGTCGTCCTGAACACCTGCGCGGTGCGCGAGAACGCCGACAACAAGCTGTACGGCAACCTCGGGCACCTCGCGCCGATCAAGGCCGCGCGGCCCGGGATGCAGATCGCCGTCGGCGGCTGTCTGGCGCAGAAGGACCGCACCACGATCACCCAGCGCGCGCCCTGGGTCGACGTCGTCTTCGGCACCCACAACATCGGCTCGCTGCCGGTGCTGCTCGAGCGCGCCCGCGTGCAGGAGGAGGCGCAGGTCGAGATCCTCGAGTCGCTCGCCGTCTTCCCCTCGACGCTGCCGACCAAGCGCGAGTCGGCGTACGCCGCGTGGGTCTCGGTCTCGGTCGGGTGCAACAACACCTGCACGTTCTGCATCGTCCCCGCGCTGCGCGGCAAGGAGCGGGACCGCCGCCCCGGCGACGTCCTGGCCGAGGTGCGCGCGCTGGTCGACGAGGGCGTCACCGAGGTGACGCTGCTGGGCCAGAACGTCAACGCGTACGGCGTGGAGTTCGGCGACCGGCAGGCCTTCTCCAAGCTGCTGCGTGCCTGCGGCGACATCGAGGGGCTGGAGCGGGTGCGGTTCACCTCGCCGCACCCCGCGGAGTTCACCGACGACGTCATCGAGGCGATGGCCGAGACCCACAACGTGATGCCGTCGCTGCACATGCCGCTGCAGTCGGGCTCGGACCGGGTGCTGCGCGCGATGCGCCGGTCCTACCGGTCCTCGAAGTACCTCGGCATCATCGAGCGGGTCCGCGCCGCCTTGCCGGACGCCGCGATCACCACCGACATCATCGTGGGCTTCCCGGGCGAGACCGAGGAGGACTTCCTCGAGACGCTGCGGGTGGTGCGCGAGTCGCGGTTCGCCAGCGCCTTCACGTTCCAGTACTCCAAGCGGCCGGGCACCCCCGCTGCCACGCTGCCCGACCAGGTCCCGCCGGACGTGGTCAAGGACCGGTACGGCCGGCTGGTCGAGGTCGTCGACCAGGTCGCCTGGGACGAGGGCAAGCTGCTCGTCGGGCGCACCGTCGAGCTGATGGTCGCCGAGGGGGAGGGGCGCAAGGACGCCGCCACCCTCCGCCTCTCCGGCCGGGCCCGCGACAACCGGCTGGTGCACTTCGCCGCGCCCGGTCCCGAGCTCGGCACCCCGCGCCCCGGTGACATGGTCACCGTCGAGGTCACCTACGCCGCGCCGCACCACCTGGTCGCCGACCGGGTGCACGCGGTCCGCCGTACCCGCTCCGGCGACGCGTGGGAGGCCCGGCACGCGGCCCCCGCCGCGCCGGTCGGCGTCACGCTCGGCATGCCGACCCTCGGCGTACCCGCCCCGCTGCCGGACGCGCCCGCCTGCCGCTGA
- a CDS encoding NUDIX hydrolase, with product MTHGRFVVVPAAYVFLLRDSPRDGATGPEVLLQLRQGTGYMDDHWAAAAAGHVEQGETAYDAARREALEEIDVRDLDLAFVTAMQRTRGGEPIDERIDFFFTARSWTGEPRIVEPAKCADLRWCPLDDLPEPVVPHERVVLEALRTGTAQAYTTFGF from the coding sequence GTGACCCACGGCCGCTTCGTCGTCGTCCCCGCGGCGTACGTCTTCCTGCTCCGCGACAGTCCCCGCGACGGCGCCACCGGCCCCGAGGTGCTGCTGCAGCTGCGGCAGGGCACGGGCTACATGGACGACCACTGGGCCGCGGCCGCCGCCGGCCACGTCGAGCAGGGCGAGACGGCGTACGACGCGGCGCGGCGCGAGGCGCTCGAGGAGATCGACGTCCGCGACCTCGACCTGGCGTTCGTCACCGCGATGCAGCGCACCCGCGGGGGCGAGCCGATCGACGAGCGGATCGACTTCTTCTTCACCGCCCGCAGCTGGACCGGCGAGCCCCGGATCGTGGAGCCCGCCAAGTGCGCCGACCTGCGGTGGTGCCCGCTCGACGACCTGCCCGAGCCGGTGGTCCCCCACGAGCGCGTCGTGTTGGAGGCGCTCCGGACGGGTACCGCGCAGGCTTACACGACCTTCGGATTCTAA
- the miaA gene encoding tRNA (adenosine(37)-N6)-dimethylallyltransferase MiaA produces the protein MPRPPLAPPIVAVVGATASGKTALSLDLAERLGGEVVNTDAMQVYRGMDVGTAKLPPAERRGIPHHLLDTLTVRDTATVAEFQRWARDVVAELRARGLPPVLVGGSALYTRAVLDRFEFPGTDEALRARLEQELAEVGPAAMHERLRAVDADAADRILVENGRRVVRALEVVELTGRPYSASLPRLEYVDPATVQVGVDIDRPTLDARIEQRVAAMFAGGLVEEVERLLDEGLAEGRTASRAIGYREAAAYLRGELGLDEARERTVIATRRFARRQDSWFRKDPRIVWVRHDDPDRVEQALAAVAAVAAGGPEA, from the coding sequence ATGCCCAGGCCGCCCCTCGCCCCGCCGATCGTGGCGGTCGTCGGGGCCACCGCCTCGGGCAAGACCGCGCTCTCCCTCGACCTCGCGGAGCGGCTGGGCGGCGAGGTCGTCAACACCGACGCGATGCAGGTCTACCGCGGCATGGACGTCGGGACCGCGAAGCTCCCGCCCGCCGAGCGGCGCGGGATCCCGCACCACCTGCTCGACACCCTCACCGTGCGCGACACCGCGACGGTGGCGGAGTTCCAGCGCTGGGCGCGCGACGTCGTCGCCGAGCTGCGGGCGCGCGGGCTGCCGCCGGTGCTGGTCGGCGGCTCGGCGCTGTACACCCGCGCGGTGCTGGACCGCTTCGAGTTCCCGGGCACCGACGAGGCCCTGCGCGCGCGCCTGGAGCAGGAGCTGGCCGAGGTCGGCCCCGCCGCGATGCACGAGCGGCTGCGGGCGGTGGACGCCGACGCCGCGGATCGGATCCTGGTGGAGAACGGCCGTCGCGTCGTGCGCGCGCTCGAGGTCGTCGAGCTCACCGGTCGGCCGTACTCCGCCTCCCTGCCGCGGCTGGAGTACGTCGACCCCGCGACCGTCCAGGTCGGCGTGGACATCGACCGGCCCACCCTCGACGCGCGGATCGAGCAGCGGGTCGCGGCGATGTTCGCCGGCGGGCTGGTGGAGGAGGTCGAGCGGCTGCTCGACGAGGGGCTCGCCGAGGGGCGCACCGCCTCGCGCGCGATCGGCTACCGCGAGGCGGCGGCGTACCTCCGTGGCGAGCTCGGCCTCGACGAGGCGCGGGAGCGGACGGTGATCGCCACGCGGCGGTTCGCGCGGCGCCAGGACTCGTGGTTCCGCAAGGACCCCCGGATCGTGTGGGTCCGCCACGACGACCCCGACCGGGTCGAGCAGGCGCTGGCCGCGGTCGCCGCCGTCGCCGCAGGAGGGCCGGAGGCGTGA